Within the Terriglobia bacterium genome, the region TAAAGACCAGGCAGTGCCATCTGTTTCTTTTCGACGACCGTGAGCAGCGCCTGGTGGGGTCGGCATCCACGCAGGAAGGCCTGAGGATCCAGGACGTCGAGATCAGGCTGGCCGATGACTCCATCGCCGTCCGCGCCCTCCTGCAAAGACGCGTGATGGCAGTCGAGGACATTCCCCGTCTTGAGCCTTTCAACCCGAACGTGATGCAGGCGATGCGCTGGCGCGCCGCGATTTTCGCCCCCCTGATCGCCAAGGAACAGGCGATCGGCGTACTGATTTACAGCGATGAATCCGCGGAGCGGACCTTCACCCAGGAGGAGATCTCCCGAGCCGAAACCCTGGCACACCAGGCTGCCATAGCCCTGGAAAATGCCCGTCTGTTCCAGGTCGTTTCACGCAGCCAGAAAGAGTGGGAGACCACCTTCGACGCCATGCAGGATTGCGTGTCGCAACACGACACCAGCGGGAAGATCATACGTGCCAACGTGGCGCTGGCCAGGCGGTTGAAAACCTCGCCGCCCAAGATGATCGGCAAGTGCTGCTCGGAGATTTACAATCCCGCCCAGCTGAGTTTCAGCGCATGCCGGCACATGGACGCGCTGCGGTCGGAGAATCTCGTGGTCGAGGAACTCGAACTGCCGGCGATGGGCGGCACCTTCCAGATCTCGGTTAGCCCCTGGTATGACAAAAATAACCGATTGGTGGGGTCCATCCACGTGGCCAAGGATGTGAGCAACGAGAAGCTGCTGCGCCAGCAGCTCATTCAGTCCGAGAAGCTGTCGGCGATCGGCGAACTGATATCGGGCATCGCCCATGAGCTCAACAATCCGCTCACGGGAGTCATGGGCTACTCTCAACTCCTGCAGCTGCGCAAGGACCTCGACGAGCGGGCCCGCGATAGCCTTCTCAAGATCAACAACCTGGCCTTGCGTTGCCAGAAGATCGTGCAGAACCTGCTTTCGTTTGCCCGCAAGCAGAAGCCCGAGCGCAAATTGTCGAACGTAAACGACATGCTGGAACGAACGGTCGAGCTGCGGAATTACGAGCTTTCGGTAAACAACATCGAAATCTCTCGCGAGCTGGACCGCAACTTGCCCAAGACCATCGCTGACGCCCATCAATTGCAGCAGGTCTTTCTCAACGTTATTACCAACGCCGAACAATCCATGCTGCAGGCCCACGGCCGCGGCCGCCTCGTGATTCGATCGCGCGCCGACATGCAGAAAAACCGCATCGTGGTCGAAATCGTCGACGACGGCCCGGGAATTCCCCAGGCGCACCTCTCCAAGATCTTCGACCCCTTTTTCACAACCAAGGAGGTCGGCAAAGGCACCGGGCTAGGCTTGAGTTTGTCTTACGGCATCATCAAGGAACATGGCGGAAACATTTACGCCAAGAGCCGGCCAGGGGAAGGTGCGACCTTCGTCATCGAACTGCCCATCATCGTGAGTCTCACGGACGAGG harbors:
- a CDS encoding GAF domain-containing protein translates to MFLDLANVAEPSFPISLVPALISAIAGLAASSSSQPSRATQDQWAVFRTISSIVNRSADLDSTLASSLDEILRTAGMEAGGFRLSAAPDAAAFAVYRGLGKEVVAELGNAQVECVAERHLLQNKPLRMEDLPRCGAQALASALQAQGLEYLAMYPLSAGNRIFGTLILAGARSATLDESRAAFVETLVDMLGVAVASVRQREQADKLSEDLVALHEVNKIISQSLDLEGIIRRIVIEGRRLVKTRQCHLFLFDDREQRLVGSASTQEGLRIQDVEIRLADDSIAVRALLQRRVMAVEDIPRLEPFNPNVMQAMRWRAAIFAPLIAKEQAIGVLIYSDESAERTFTQEEISRAETLAHQAAIALENARLFQVVSRSQKEWETTFDAMQDCVSQHDTSGKIIRANVALARRLKTSPPKMIGKCCSEIYNPAQLSFSACRHMDALRSENLVVEELELPAMGGTFQISVSPWYDKNNRLVGSIHVAKDVSNEKLLRQQLIQSEKLSAIGELISGIAHELNNPLTGVMGYSQLLQLRKDLDERARDSLLKINNLALRCQKIVQNLLSFARKQKPERKLSNVNDMLERTVELRNYELSVNNIEISRELDRNLPKTIADAHQLQQVFLNVITNAEQSMLQAHGRGRLVIRSRADMQKNRIVVEIVDDGPGIPQAHLSKIFDPFFTTKEVGKGTGLGLSLSYGIIKEHGGNIYAKSRPGEGATFVIELPIIVSLTDEASIFPQLMPQALQFDNLVRNKRILIVDDEKYILDFFIEIFKMFPMQVDTAADGRAATAKLESNDYDLVITDFKMPQMSGRELFQWIKEKRPRLAKRIIFVTGDTVSTETRLFFENTCNLYLAKPFKIEEVKEVIQQTLENSDK